In Variovorax paradoxus, a single genomic region encodes these proteins:
- a CDS encoding SCO family protein yields MTHSTLSRRGLLLSGGTALAAMALAGCDSKVLPASFNGIDISGAKYAQDFRLTDPDGRERTLADFKGKAVMMFFGFTQCPDVCPTALVRAAEIRRLLGADGERLQVIFVTVDPERDTPVVLKAYTQAFDPSFIGLYGDLQKTSDTARDFKVFYKKVPTGSSYTMDHSAFSYVFDPKGKIRLVLRHEQSAQECAQDLRQILGSASA; encoded by the coding sequence ATGACTCATTCCACGCTTTCACGCCGCGGCCTGCTGCTGTCCGGCGGCACCGCGCTCGCGGCAATGGCCCTCGCTGGCTGCGACAGCAAGGTGCTGCCCGCCAGCTTCAACGGCATCGACATCAGCGGCGCCAAATATGCGCAGGACTTTCGCCTGACCGACCCCGACGGCCGCGAGCGCACGCTGGCCGACTTCAAAGGCAAGGCCGTGATGATGTTCTTCGGCTTCACCCAATGCCCCGACGTGTGCCCTACCGCGCTGGTGCGCGCCGCCGAGATCAGGCGGCTGCTCGGCGCCGACGGCGAGCGCCTGCAGGTGATTTTCGTCACGGTCGACCCCGAGCGCGACACGCCAGTGGTGCTCAAGGCCTACACCCAGGCGTTCGACCCGAGCTTCATCGGCCTCTACGGCGACCTGCAGAAGACCAGCGATACCGCCCGGGACTTCAAGGTGTTCTACAAGAAGGTGCCGACCGGTTCGTCGTACACCATGGACCATTCCGCCTTCAGCTACGTGTTCGACCCCAAGGGAAAGATCCGCCTCGTGCTGCGCCACGAGCAGAGCGCGCAGGAATGCGCGCAAGACCTTCGCCAGATCCTCGGATCGGCGTCCGCCTGA
- a CDS encoding copper chaperone PCu(A)C, whose product MKPIAHALLAAAALIAAASAHAQVTVKDAWVRATVPQQKATGAFMQINAAKDTKLVSASSPVTPVVEVHEMAMQDNVMRMRQVPAIEVPAGKTVELKPGGYHVMLLDLKQQVKEGDTVPLTLSFEGKDGKRETVEVKAPVRALNASAQPAAAHSDHKH is encoded by the coding sequence ATGAAACCCATCGCACACGCCCTCCTCGCCGCCGCCGCGCTCATCGCCGCGGCTTCCGCCCATGCGCAAGTCACCGTCAAGGACGCGTGGGTCCGCGCCACCGTGCCGCAGCAGAAGGCCACCGGCGCGTTCATGCAGATCAATGCGGCGAAAGACACCAAGCTGGTGTCCGCAAGCTCGCCCGTCACGCCCGTGGTCGAAGTCCACGAAATGGCCATGCAGGACAACGTGATGCGGATGCGGCAGGTTCCCGCCATCGAGGTGCCCGCCGGCAAGACCGTCGAGCTCAAGCCCGGCGGCTATCACGTGATGTTGCTCGACCTCAAGCAGCAGGTGAAGGAAGGCGACACCGTGCCGCTGACGCTGTCCTTCGAAGGCAAGGACGGCAAGCGCGAGACGGTGGAGGTGAAGGCGCCGGTGCGGGCGCTCAATGCGTCAGCGCAGCCGGCTGCGGCGCACAGCGATCACAAGCACTGA
- a CDS encoding type IV pilin protein, translated as MKTLQQRSNTSRRAGAGFTLIEVMIVVAIVAILAAIAYPAYQRQIQKSRRTDAKTALLDLATRQERYFTMNNTYVGAADKLGYGGPFPLDVLTSGTAFYQLNVTASSATGFTATATPVNAQASDTLCGTYTIDQLGTQSSSGTLGAAACW; from the coding sequence ATGAAAACACTTCAACAACGTTCCAATACGAGCCGGCGTGCCGGCGCGGGCTTCACGCTGATCGAAGTCATGATCGTGGTGGCCATCGTGGCGATCCTTGCTGCCATCGCCTACCCGGCGTACCAGCGGCAGATCCAGAAGTCGCGCCGCACCGACGCCAAAACAGCACTGCTGGATCTGGCGACGCGCCAGGAGCGCTACTTCACGATGAATAACACCTATGTAGGCGCGGCGGACAAGCTGGGTTACGGCGGGCCTTTCCCGCTCGACGTGCTTACCAGCGGCACCGCGTTCTATCAGCTCAACGTCACCGCGTCGTCGGCGACGGGCTTCACCGCCACCGCCACGCCCGTGAATGCGCAGGCCAGCGACACGTTGTGCGGCACGTACACCATCGACCAGCTCGGCACCCAGAGCAGCAGCGGAACCTTGGGCGCCGCCGCTTGCTGGTAA
- a CDS encoding pilus assembly protein has protein sequence MDMNRSRKFLGTMLLGMLACAPWAAHAQLIISDTLTGASSSYDWQALNGACLTAGNDTGTIPACIGKKLTYYTQNNSLLVGGTNGRLPDTVGFGALRLTNGDITNGGSNGDNQTGAVVGTKTFPTNQGLQVTFTTVTYGGDGNNGTGADGISFFLSDGKYAPSVGGLGGSLGYSCSNVNAQYDGVVGGYLGIGIDEYGNFSNPGDNTNSGPGFKAGRISVRGAGNINWASLSAMDPVHYPPGTILTPDQQKAAVQNTCKTGKVMDYSVTTKTKCDSNGNNCTAVATSTPSGKATATSLPDYPLLLNGTAYSNLPAGLSISNQQGVNMPLRGKATPITYALQITQDGLLSLSYSVNGGAAQNVINKQSITDTNGPLPDNFRFGFSAGTGGSSNVHEITCFKAAPVNQSSSSAGTNVQQSARVEAGTQVYLAYYHQTNSWGELTAQDLVSDPTSGIVSINPIANWDASCVLTGGACQATTKTNTAQTSANRTMLSWNGTGGIPFQWNKLSTTQQTALSAGDSTQTDIRLRYLRGDRSNELASSGGTLRTRTGVLGDIIDSSPTWIGGPSLPYKGPWLDALYPKSTAAEPAGSYADFAGTTATTAQGGRQNVVYIGANDGFLHGFRSGTYDASGNFVKTTNDGNEVLAYIPGAITKMIHSTTPGLDFSSTQYSHNLYTDATPGTGDLYYGGAWHTWLVSGVGPGGSTTGPIGDKTTVASSVIYALDVTDPTQFSETNAASLVRGEWTSGTGTGAITCTGNANCGNNLGSTFGTPIIRRLHNGQWAALFGNGLNSSTGTAGLFVMLVDPATGGITFRFIDTGAGPTMTGTTVTARNGIAYVTSADLDGDHVTDYVYAGDVLGNLWRFDLTSSDPTKWAASSAPIFKTAAGQPITTRVTVSSVLGIGAAGQPGVVVSFGTGQQFPQTQVNSATYASATQALYGIWDWDMSGWNAKGGASAQYAALASPQTVDTTTLQAQSITATQPGSGSISGYRTLSTNKVCWKGSPSCKTGNTQFGWTLPLPSTGNEQVIYNPTTAYGMLLVNTTIPAVSQVLTCDTQPAAGYTMAVSLNTGGAPGASFFGDQNGNFVTYNGGIVSGIGLSATGTPSIVTANKWPYLVQQTVGGTGVVTKINPAANGKGKRLTWIKLR, from the coding sequence ATGGACATGAATCGTTCGCGGAAATTCCTGGGCACGATGCTGCTCGGCATGCTGGCCTGCGCACCGTGGGCAGCGCATGCGCAGTTGATCATCAGCGACACGCTGACGGGGGCGTCGTCGTCCTATGACTGGCAGGCGCTCAACGGCGCATGCCTGACGGCAGGGAACGACACGGGCACCATTCCGGCGTGCATCGGAAAAAAACTGACCTACTACACGCAAAACAACTCGTTGCTGGTGGGGGGGACCAACGGCCGCCTGCCTGACACGGTGGGCTTCGGCGCGCTGCGCCTGACGAATGGCGACATAACGAATGGCGGCTCCAATGGCGACAACCAAACCGGAGCTGTGGTCGGAACAAAGACCTTTCCGACCAATCAAGGTTTGCAGGTCACCTTCACCACTGTGACCTACGGTGGCGACGGCAACAATGGCACTGGCGCGGATGGCATCAGCTTCTTTCTATCGGACGGGAAATACGCCCCTTCCGTCGGAGGCCTCGGTGGTAGCCTGGGCTACAGCTGTTCCAACGTGAATGCCCAATACGACGGCGTGGTGGGTGGCTACCTCGGTATCGGCATCGACGAGTACGGAAACTTCTCCAATCCCGGTGACAACACCAACAGCGGACCGGGTTTCAAGGCTGGCCGCATCAGCGTTCGTGGGGCCGGCAACATCAATTGGGCTTCGTTGTCGGCGATGGATCCGGTTCACTATCCTCCCGGGACGATACTGACCCCGGACCAGCAGAAAGCCGCCGTGCAGAACACCTGCAAGACCGGCAAGGTGATGGACTACAGCGTCACCACCAAGACGAAGTGCGACAGCAACGGCAACAACTGCACCGCCGTCGCCACCTCGACTCCATCGGGAAAAGCGACCGCGACATCGCTGCCCGATTACCCATTGCTTCTCAACGGGACTGCATACAGCAACTTGCCGGCCGGACTTTCGATCTCGAACCAGCAGGGCGTCAACATGCCTCTGCGCGGCAAAGCCACACCTATCACTTACGCGTTGCAGATCACGCAGGACGGCTTGCTGAGCCTTTCGTACAGCGTCAATGGTGGCGCGGCTCAGAACGTCATCAACAAGCAGTCGATCACGGATACCAATGGACCGTTGCCCGACAACTTCCGCTTCGGCTTCTCGGCGGGTACAGGCGGCTCCAGCAACGTCCACGAAATCACCTGCTTCAAGGCCGCGCCCGTCAACCAGTCGAGCAGCTCGGCGGGTACCAACGTGCAGCAGTCGGCGCGCGTGGAGGCTGGCACGCAGGTGTACCTGGCCTACTACCACCAGACCAATTCATGGGGCGAACTCACCGCGCAGGACCTGGTGAGCGATCCCACCTCCGGCATCGTGTCGATCAACCCGATCGCCAATTGGGACGCCAGTTGCGTGCTGACCGGCGGGGCCTGCCAGGCCACCACCAAGACCAACACGGCGCAGACGTCGGCGAACCGCACCATGCTGAGCTGGAACGGCACCGGGGGCATTCCGTTCCAGTGGAACAAGCTCAGCACGACGCAGCAAACGGCTCTGAGCGCCGGCGACTCCACGCAGACGGACATTCGCTTGCGCTATCTGCGCGGCGACCGGAGCAACGAGCTGGCCAGCAGCGGCGGCACGTTGCGCACGCGCACCGGCGTGCTCGGCGACATCATCGACTCCAGCCCGACCTGGATCGGTGGGCCGTCGCTGCCCTACAAGGGCCCCTGGCTCGACGCGCTCTATCCGAAGAGCACCGCGGCGGAGCCCGCGGGCTCCTACGCCGACTTCGCCGGCACCACCGCCACCACGGCCCAGGGCGGTCGCCAGAACGTGGTCTACATCGGCGCCAACGACGGCTTCCTTCACGGCTTTCGCAGCGGCACGTACGACGCGAGCGGTAATTTCGTCAAGACGACGAACGACGGCAACGAGGTGCTCGCGTACATCCCCGGAGCGATCACGAAGATGATCCACTCCACCACGCCGGGTCTGGACTTCAGCTCGACGCAGTACTCGCACAACCTCTACACCGATGCCACACCGGGCACCGGCGACCTCTACTACGGCGGGGCGTGGCACACATGGCTGGTCAGCGGCGTGGGCCCTGGGGGCAGCACCACGGGACCGATCGGCGACAAGACCACGGTGGCCAGTAGCGTGATCTATGCGCTGGACGTGACCGACCCGACGCAGTTCTCGGAAACCAACGCAGCTTCGCTGGTGCGCGGCGAATGGACTTCCGGCACGGGCACCGGCGCCATCACCTGCACCGGCAATGCGAACTGCGGCAACAACCTCGGCAGCACCTTCGGAACGCCGATCATCCGCCGGCTGCACAACGGCCAGTGGGCCGCGCTGTTCGGCAACGGCCTGAACAGCAGCACGGGCACGGCGGGCCTGTTCGTCATGCTGGTCGACCCGGCCACCGGCGGCATCACCTTCCGCTTCATCGACACCGGCGCCGGCCCCACCATGACCGGGACCACGGTCACCGCACGCAACGGCATCGCCTACGTGACTTCGGCCGACCTCGACGGCGACCACGTGACGGACTATGTCTACGCCGGCGACGTGCTGGGCAACCTGTGGCGCTTCGACCTGACCAGCTCCGACCCCACCAAGTGGGCGGCATCGTCGGCGCCGATCTTCAAGACCGCGGCCGGCCAGCCGATCACGACGCGGGTGACGGTCTCGTCCGTGCTGGGCATCGGCGCCGCCGGCCAGCCGGGCGTGGTCGTGAGCTTCGGCACGGGGCAGCAGTTTCCGCAGACGCAGGTCAACTCGGCTACCTACGCGTCCGCGACCCAGGCCTTGTATGGCATCTGGGACTGGGACATGAGCGGCTGGAACGCCAAGGGCGGCGCGTCCGCGCAATATGCCGCGCTCGCCTCGCCGCAGACGGTCGACACCACCACGCTGCAGGCCCAGAGCATCACCGCGACGCAGCCCGGCAGTGGTTCGATTTCCGGCTATCGGACGCTGAGCACCAACAAGGTCTGCTGGAAGGGTTCGCCCAGCTGCAAGACCGGCAACACCCAGTTCGGCTGGACGCTGCCGCTGCCCAGCACCGGCAACGAGCAGGTCATCTACAACCCGACCACGGCCTACGGCATGCTGCTGGTCAACACCACGATTCCGGCGGTGTCGCAGGTGCTCACCTGCGACACGCAGCCCGCGGCGGGCTACACGATGGCGGTGTCGCTGAACACCGGCGGCGCGCCAGGCGCTTCTTTCTTCGGCGACCAGAACGGTAACTTCGTCACCTACAACGGCGGCATCGTGAGCGGCATCGGCCTGAGCGCGACAGGCACGCCGTCGATCGTCACCGCGAACAAGTGGCCCTACCTGGTGCAGCAGACGGTGGGCGGCACGGGCGTGGTCACCAAGATCAACCCCGCCGCCAACGGCAAAGGCAAGCGGCTCACCTGGATCAAGCTGCGCTGA
- a CDS encoding pilus assembly PilX family protein, with amino-acid sequence MSMHARTPPAVRSRERGFVLIVAMLFLIVLTVLSVSMFRSYNLQERIAGNTREKERALEAAQSALQYGEWWLSQGNGTTGSACSGVLNANTLSQMQVCATPQANPATLPWSARADYLPPNMGSPQAGGGTTSSGDINYYAKPGLSIGYLGLSTDGMSLLYQVSAFGYGGRQTTAAVVQSTYQVSGGNKPLDQP; translated from the coding sequence ATGAGCATGCATGCGCGTACGCCGCCCGCCGTCCGCTCGCGAGAGCGCGGCTTCGTCCTGATCGTCGCCATGCTGTTCCTGATCGTGCTGACGGTGCTGTCCGTCAGCATGTTCCGCAGCTACAACCTGCAGGAGCGCATCGCGGGCAACACGCGCGAGAAGGAGCGCGCGCTGGAAGCGGCGCAAAGCGCGCTGCAATACGGCGAATGGTGGCTCAGCCAGGGCAACGGGACCACCGGCTCCGCCTGCTCGGGTGTGCTGAACGCGAACACGCTGTCGCAGATGCAGGTATGCGCCACGCCGCAGGCCAATCCGGCGACCCTGCCCTGGTCGGCGCGCGCGGACTACCTGCCCCCCAACATGGGGTCGCCGCAGGCCGGCGGAGGCACGACGAGCAGCGGCGACATCAACTACTACGCCAAGCCCGGCTTGAGCATCGGCTACCTCGGACTCTCGACCGACGGCATGTCGCTGCTCTACCAGGTTTCGGCTTTCGGGTACGGAGGCCGCCAGACGACGGCCGCGGTGGTGCAGAGCACCTACCAGGTATCAGGTGGCAACAAGCCGCTCGACCAACCTTGA
- a CDS encoding PilW family protein gives MNHHRMTSLSRSSRRQAGLGLVELMVALLIGLFLLAGLGVLFLNMKQAFTSQDQLAQLQDNERMVLTVLTTTVQAAGYFPDPRVNTSVGLMPAASGTGYGSLAAGQGLVGLTGSSGASDTITSRYVTANGDGVMDCLGNVNPASSGTTKLMMNTFTVSASNELRCSNDGGTTSTPLVGGATGGVTAMQVVYATDTTGDGTALQYVDAATVTSHGWWPQVRTARITITFANPFATQAGQPATIAWTQIVNLMNRS, from the coding sequence ATGAACCACCACCGCATGACCTCCCTGTCCAGAAGCTCGAGGCGCCAGGCCGGCCTGGGGCTGGTCGAGCTGATGGTGGCGCTGCTGATCGGCTTGTTCCTGCTGGCGGGCCTGGGCGTGCTGTTCCTGAACATGAAGCAGGCCTTCACCTCGCAGGACCAACTGGCGCAGCTGCAGGACAACGAGCGGATGGTGCTCACCGTGTTGACGACCACCGTGCAGGCGGCGGGCTACTTTCCCGATCCGCGGGTGAACACCTCGGTCGGCCTGATGCCTGCCGCCTCGGGCACCGGCTATGGCAGCCTCGCGGCGGGCCAGGGCCTGGTCGGGCTGACGGGAAGTTCCGGCGCCAGCGACACCATCACCTCGCGCTACGTGACTGCGAATGGAGACGGCGTCATGGATTGCCTTGGCAACGTGAACCCGGCTTCCTCGGGCACCACCAAGCTGATGATGAATACCTTCACGGTCAGCGCTTCCAACGAACTGCGGTGCTCCAACGACGGCGGAACCACTAGCACGCCGCTCGTCGGCGGCGCGACCGGCGGCGTCACCGCGATGCAGGTGGTGTATGCCACCGACACCACGGGCGACGGCACCGCGTTGCAGTACGTGGATGCCGCGACTGTGACCTCGCATGGCTGGTGGCCGCAGGTGCGTACCGCGCGCATCACGATCACTTTCGCCAATCCCTTTGCCACCCAGGCAGGCCAGCCGGCCACCATCGCCTGGACGCAGATCGTCAACCTGATGAACAGGTCATGA
- the pilV gene encoding type IV pilus modification protein PilV, producing the protein MKAELARRLSRGFSLLEVLVALLIVSLGLIGLSKMQAAALSNTQNARSRALIALQVSSLAEAMHGNPGFWAAGTAPGSVSVTGTTVTDASGILNATADCSSGAAKGCSAAQMAAYDLQEWAKSMSARFPTYAATIQCTTVIGTPVSCVIGLNWTEKYVAVNRSTAAASGAVQGSSALQYSLYVEP; encoded by the coding sequence ATGAAGGCTGAGCTTGCACGGCGTTTGTCCCGCGGTTTCTCGCTGCTCGAAGTGCTGGTCGCGCTGCTGATCGTTTCGCTGGGCCTCATCGGCCTGTCGAAGATGCAGGCCGCCGCGCTCTCGAATACGCAGAACGCGCGCTCGCGCGCATTGATCGCGTTGCAGGTCTCCAGCCTTGCGGAAGCCATGCATGGCAACCCGGGGTTCTGGGCCGCGGGCACCGCGCCGGGCTCGGTGAGCGTCACGGGAACCACGGTGACCGATGCCTCGGGCATCCTGAATGCCACGGCGGACTGCAGTTCCGGCGCCGCCAAGGGATGCTCCGCCGCGCAGATGGCGGCCTACGACTTGCAGGAGTGGGCCAAGAGCATGAGCGCGCGTTTCCCTACTTATGCGGCCACGATCCAGTGCACCACGGTCATCGGCACGCCGGTGAGCTGCGTGATCGGCCTGAACTGGACCGAGAAGTACGTCGCGGTCAATCGCTCGACCGCTGCTGCGAGCGGCGCGGTGCAGGGCTCGTCCGCGCTTCAGTACAGCCTCTACGTCGAACCATGA
- a CDS encoding GspH/FimT family pseudopilin, translating to MNMPRHQTGFTLIELMVVVALVAILTMIAVPSFVSLIQSNRVSTEVNSFAGDLQYARSEAIRQGVPVSVCASSDSKSCLGTNSWQSGWIVFADPDGSGTFTAGDTLLRTRPAWSSTDTFAGTPSINVVTYSRDGFANLPVASPTSWIMLALRTAPVNANATRCVSINRVGHQVVLQGGQGGCA from the coding sequence ATGAACATGCCTCGACACCAGACGGGTTTCACGCTCATCGAGCTGATGGTCGTGGTCGCGCTCGTGGCCATCCTGACGATGATCGCGGTGCCGTCCTTCGTGAGCCTCATACAGAGCAACAGGGTTAGCACCGAGGTCAATTCCTTCGCCGGCGATCTGCAGTACGCGCGTTCGGAGGCGATCAGGCAGGGCGTGCCGGTGAGCGTGTGCGCATCGTCGGACAGCAAGAGCTGCCTGGGCACCAACAGCTGGCAGAGCGGCTGGATCGTGTTCGCCGATCCGGATGGCTCGGGTACCTTCACTGCCGGAGACACCCTCTTGCGCACCCGCCCGGCCTGGTCGAGCACGGACACGTTCGCGGGAACACCGTCGATCAATGTCGTGACCTACAGCAGGGACGGCTTCGCGAACCTGCCCGTCGCCTCGCCGACTTCGTGGATCATGCTCGCGCTGCGCACGGCGCCGGTGAATGCCAACGCCACGCGCTGCGTCTCGATCAACCGTGTCGGCCACCAGGTGGTGCTGCAGGGCGGACAGGGAGGCTGCGCATGA
- a CDS encoding cytochrome P450 has protein sequence MHATAPAAPPALHPLGHWPPGPPSGVTGWGLLNSMSRDLLGTLGDWQQRYGDMVHLRIWPEHQVVVTDPALVRELLVANHGSLIRWERGMSVFSQVHGHSVLVSEGAAWRDKRHALQPAFSPKSVQSFVPTIAETAEQALRSWPRSDTDWPIEHALTSLAMDVIVRMLFSRPMGDDAALAAQAVHTVGAAADSEFYWPASWPDAMPWKRAKRRAKATLRTLIDRHLQARLKVAPEARPDDLLTRLLQLHSDDPAAWPLQAVHDECMTAFLAGHETVAATLTWWSWCLASNPEAQREAADEVRQLLQGRAPTSQDLPELRMLNRTLQEAMRLYPAAPVLFSRRATRPVTLGAWQFPARTMFMVPVQLLHRDARWFEEPMAFRPERFAPGAPEVPRGAYMPLGAGPRVCLGQHLAMTEMTVVAALLLQRHVLSVPEGQQAPRPVLNVTLRPDKALHLRVAPVASAH, from the coding sequence ATGCACGCGACCGCGCCCGCGGCTCCGCCGGCGCTTCATCCACTGGGCCACTGGCCGCCCGGTCCGCCCTCCGGCGTGACGGGCTGGGGCTTGCTCAACAGCATGTCGCGCGACCTGCTGGGCACGCTGGGCGACTGGCAGCAGCGCTACGGCGACATGGTGCACCTGCGCATCTGGCCCGAACACCAGGTCGTCGTGACCGACCCGGCGCTGGTGCGCGAGCTGCTGGTCGCGAACCATGGCAGCCTCATCCGCTGGGAGCGCGGCATGAGCGTCTTCTCGCAAGTGCATGGCCACAGCGTGCTGGTCTCCGAAGGGGCTGCATGGCGCGACAAGCGGCATGCGCTGCAGCCGGCCTTTTCTCCGAAGTCCGTGCAGAGCTTCGTACCCACCATCGCCGAGACCGCCGAACAGGCATTGCGCTCATGGCCGCGCAGCGACACCGACTGGCCGATAGAACACGCACTCACCTCGCTGGCCATGGACGTGATCGTGCGCATGCTGTTCTCGCGCCCGATGGGCGACGACGCGGCACTGGCCGCGCAAGCCGTGCACACCGTCGGCGCGGCCGCCGACAGCGAGTTCTACTGGCCCGCGAGCTGGCCCGACGCGATGCCCTGGAAGCGCGCCAAGCGCCGCGCCAAGGCAACGCTGAGGACGCTCATCGACCGGCATCTGCAAGCGCGCCTGAAGGTCGCGCCCGAAGCCCGCCCCGACGACCTGCTGACGCGCCTGCTGCAACTGCACAGCGACGATCCCGCGGCGTGGCCACTGCAGGCCGTGCACGACGAATGCATGACCGCGTTCCTCGCGGGGCACGAGACCGTTGCAGCCACGCTCACATGGTGGTCCTGGTGCCTTGCCTCCAACCCCGAAGCACAACGCGAGGCCGCCGACGAAGTGCGGCAACTGCTGCAGGGCCGCGCGCCCACATCGCAAGACCTGCCCGAGTTGCGGATGCTGAACCGCACGCTGCAGGAGGCCATGCGCCTCTATCCCGCGGCGCCCGTTCTCTTCAGTCGCCGCGCGACGCGGCCGGTCACGCTGGGTGCGTGGCAGTTTCCGGCGCGCACCATGTTCATGGTGCCGGTGCAGCTCCTGCATCGGGATGCGCGCTGGTTCGAGGAGCCGATGGCGTTTCGTCCGGAACGCTTCGCGCCCGGCGCGCCTGAAGTGCCGCGCGGTGCATATATGCCGTTGGGTGCCGGACCACGCGTATGTCTGGGCCAGCACCTGGCCATGACGGAGATGACCGTGGTGGCCGCGCTGCTGCTGCAGCGCCATGTGCTGTCGGTGCCGGAAGGGCAGCAGGCGCCGCGGCCGGTGCTCAATGTGACGCTGCGTCCTGACAAGGCGCTGCATCTGCGCGTGGCGCCGGTGGCATCGGCGCACTGA
- a CDS encoding helix-turn-helix domain-containing protein: MRTALQSSPPACPDPLARAPRIGPQDAARFLPTPPVLQGSMVAVICRDTRSLPLDDAQRLTHFPASPLMSLSWFQDVEVSLAARGDAQPATWQPVGAKVVVSGSQSLPTVCWAPSTGRAGMICFTADIARTLFGIDPAAVHDRFRDAREVMDAAWSPLLDALITAPDDAATLAALREHIAPRWQALHGRSAHAPSLRQFGRHWVERLAWQAHEWRRTHSPRQVERRVKAFSGRSLREWQSLVRTESLFFAARERYETGQPFDWATLALDHGFADQSHLVRAARHIAGFSPGEFAERFAQDESFWLYRLWM; encoded by the coding sequence ATGCGCACCGCTCTCCAGTCTTCACCGCCCGCCTGCCCCGATCCATTGGCGCGCGCACCCCGCATCGGCCCGCAGGATGCCGCGCGCTTCCTGCCGACACCGCCCGTGCTCCAGGGCTCCATGGTTGCCGTGATCTGCCGCGACACGCGAAGCCTGCCGCTCGACGACGCCCAGCGCCTGACGCACTTCCCGGCCTCGCCGCTGATGAGCCTGTCGTGGTTCCAGGACGTCGAGGTGAGCCTCGCGGCGCGCGGCGATGCGCAGCCCGCCACGTGGCAACCTGTCGGCGCGAAGGTCGTGGTCTCCGGAAGCCAATCGCTCCCCACCGTCTGCTGGGCGCCCTCGACCGGGCGCGCCGGAATGATCTGCTTCACCGCGGACATCGCACGCACCCTGTTCGGCATCGACCCCGCCGCCGTGCACGACCGCTTCCGCGACGCGCGCGAGGTCATGGACGCCGCATGGTCCCCGCTGCTCGACGCATTGATCACGGCCCCCGATGACGCCGCCACGCTGGCCGCTCTGCGCGAACACATCGCACCGCGTTGGCAGGCGCTGCACGGGCGCTCGGCCCATGCGCCGTCGCTGCGCCAGTTCGGCCGCCATTGGGTCGAACGTCTTGCGTGGCAGGCCCACGAATGGCGCCGCACGCACAGCCCGCGGCAGGTGGAGCGCCGCGTCAAGGCGTTCAGCGGCCGCTCGCTGCGCGAGTGGCAATCTCTGGTGCGCACCGAAAGCCTGTTCTTCGCGGCACGCGAGCGCTACGAGACCGGCCAGCCCTTCGACTGGGCCACGCTGGCGCTGGACCACGGCTTCGCCGACCAGTCGCATCTGGTGCGCGCCGCGCGACACATCGCGGGCTTCTCCCCGGGTGAATTTGCCGAGCGTTTCGCGCAGGACGAATCCTTTTGGCTGTACCGGCTCTGGATGTAG